The following DNA comes from Pontibacillus halophilus JSM 076056 = DSM 19796.
AACTTCAGACTCGAAATCTTTCTCTGAGAACAACGTAATCATTCCGCTTGCCCCTAGTTGTTCAATGATTTCTGTGAACCTTGGGTATGTCTCTTGAAAGGTGTTCACCGCCACTAATAGAGGAATTCGATTCGGAATATAATAGCCATCCATCTTCTCTCCAGATTGTTCTGCGTAATGTAACAACGCACGCATGCTCTCTAGCCCTTTCGCTATTTGTGCGACCTTTAGTTGAACGTGCTCATATTCCCCAATCCCGATGGCGTCTACAACAGACTGAGCAATCCCAAGTAGTAGTTCTGTCTTCACGACCTGTCTCGATACAATTGTATGAAGGGTAAGTGGTGTGAAGTACCCTTTCACATATAGCTGATGAGTCGCCAGAATGTCCTCATAAATAAACACACGCTCCCACGGTACAAGCACCTCATCAAATACAACAAGTGCATCATTTTCATCGAAGCGTGAGGACAGGGGCGCATTATACTGAATATCGTCCCATTTAAATGACTCTCGACAATGATAGGAGATGCCTTTCGTATTCGTTGGCACCGAGAATAAATAAGCATGGCGCTTATCTGCAACACCTGGGGCAGAATAGACGAGCAATTCATCCGTCATCCCACCTTGCGTCGCCAAGAGCTTGGCGCCTTTCACAACAATGCCTTCTTGGTTCGTCTTTACCACATGCGCATTCATACAATCATCATCAAGCATCGCCAACTGTGAACGATTTCGTTGTGGGTTCATAAACGTATGGGTGAAGGAATAATCCTTCTCACACGCTTCTTCGTAGAAAGCAACAAGACGGTCAGGATGGACGGTTTCACTCTTCTGAAGGTGAATCGTTGACATGCGGAAGGCCGTTAACACCGTATTCATGTAATCCGGGCTTCTTCCCATCAATCCCCCTGTATGCCTAGCCCAAGCCTCCGTTAACTTTCGTCTAGCGATGAGGTCTTCAATTGTAAGAGGGATTTTGTACGAATTGCTGACCCGCTTCCCTGTCGTGTCTTGGCGGAAGGAAAGTTCAGGACTGGCATGTTGAATGTCGTACAACTCTGCCTGTGTACGCATCACCCCGCTAAATGCACGATGACTGGATAGCTCCCCTACAATGCGTTCCCCATCCATCCAGATGTCCGCCTTCAACCTATTGATTCGCCAAAGATACTCTTTGCCTGTAATAATCGACATACTCATCCCCCTTACATACGTCCCTTTTAGTGTATACATAGGAAACTTGTATCGTTCCAAAACCTTCCTTTATTGTGACTTTTCGTCGTTTTCAAGGTGGAATGTCATTTCCATTACTTTGTTATGAATGAATTGTACGATACAATGTCATTATTGTATTAGGAGCGTTTTAGTAAAGGAGTCCTTGAAGATATGATTGATTTAACGGCACCAGAAGTATTGGAGCTTAGTGGCTGGACGGTCTATAAGCGTGGTGAATCGTATTACGATGCTGGAGCTGTAACACGTTATAGCCGTTATACCACTTCCGACCAACTGCATACTCGCATTTTCGCTGAAGTGGCCGGTAGTCCAAATCAGTACGAAGTGCAGCTTACCTTTGCCAACCAATCTGGCGCCTACATGCACGGTCAATGTACCTGTCCTGCATTCCAGGAAGGTATGAGCGTATGTAAGCACATGGTTGCTGCACTGCTCGAGACGATTAAGCGGTATACAGATAACCAGACGCCTGGGGCAAGAAGAGCGACACTGAAAGGGAACGAACCCTCTCAGCAGGAGCTTCAGAAAGCTTCGACTTTCGTGGATACATTACTTGAACAGGTAACGGAATCTGAGAACAATTACGTACAAGAAGAAACGGAACCCTTGCATCTTCAATTCGAATTGGAAGGCGTATTCACCCGTTTCTCTAAACCAAGTGACTTAGAACTTAGTATCAAGGCTGGCACCTCAAAGTTATACGTGGTGAAGGACCCCGCTCAGTTCGTGGACGCATGGTATAACGGAGAGCCTTTGTATTTCACTTCTAAATTCACGTATGAACCGGACACACAGCTTATTAACGAAGACGACGCACGAGTGCTTGAGTTTCTTTATCCCATCATTAAGAGTCAGCAATATTTCAGTGAAAGCGATTTGTATTTACGAAGTGCGAAAAAGAATATTCAACTCCCGAACCACTTCCTTTCACAGCTCTTCCCGTTACTTGAAGAGTGTGATTCGGTCGTGTTGAAGGGGCAGATGGAAGATGTTCCGTTGCATATTGAACAGAATCACTTCCCTGAATCATTCCGCCTCGCATCAGATAACAGACACTATTCATTAACCATTGTAGACAATGGATTCTTAAGTGAACAAATTGCCGACACACCTTATTTCGTGAAGAAAAATCAATTGTATAAAGTCAGCAGAGACATCGCCCAATCTGTCATTCCTTTGTATAACCATTTGGCAGAGCAGCCTGAGCGTACGCAAGTCCTTGAACAGGACCATGTCGAACAACTAGCTGGAACGGTGTTTCCTGTTCTAGAAGAACACGAACTCCTTGTTATTGAGGACGACATTACATCCAACTTGAAGCGCTATGAATGCGAACCGAAACTACATCTTCAGGAAGAAGATCACGTGTTAATGGCTAACCTAACCTTCCACTACGGCGAAGAAGTAATCGACCCATTTCGCCCGAGTCAGCGGCAATCCAATCAAGTGATCACCCGTAATATGAAAGTGGAGCGCCAACTGATGGACCTAATCACACAAGCGAATTTCCACTGGAACGGATCGGTACTTTCATTACGCGGCAGCGAAGACCTTGGTCGTTTCTTCTACGTCATTCTTCCTGAGTTAGAGAAACAAGCAGAAATCACGATGTCTGACGGTGTTCAAGACATGTACGGGGAGTTACCAGAAGAGGTGCCATTGGCGCTAGACGTAGACGAGAATTATGGATGGTTTGAAGTTCGTTTCCCGACAGAGGATTTGTCTGATGACCAGATTACATCCCTCTTCCAATCCCTAAAGGAAAGGGCAAGCTACCACCAGCTCGATAACGGGCGGGTTGTAGACTTGAATGAGGACAACTGGGAACACATACGGAAGTTATTCGACCAGCTCGACCTTGACCCTGAGGCATTCGAAGGTGGCGTGATGCATCTTCCGAAATATCGCGCTCTCCAAGTCGACACATCCGCAGGGGTTCAACAAAGTGAAGCGTTTATGAAACTCATTGAAGCCGTGAAGCACCCTGAAACGTTGCAAGAAGAGCCACCTGAGGCGTTACAGGCAACTATGCGGGATTATCAGCTGCGTGGTTTTCAGTGGTTACGGTCCCTTTCTCGCCATGGGTTCGGAGGCGTACTAGCCGATGAGATGGGACTTGGGAAGACGTTGCAAAGCTTAGCCTACATCTTGGCTAGCCGCTTGGAGCGTCCAGACGCTGAGCCGTTTCTTGTCGTGACTCCTGCCTCTCTCATCTACAACTGGGAACAGGAGGCAGCTAAATTCACCCCGACACTTAACGTACGCATCGTATCCGGAACGAAGGAAGCGCGGCGAAAACAGCTCGAAGACCTCTCAAATGTAGATATGATTATTACGTCTTATCCAATTATGAGAAGGGATGTGGACTTATATCAGTCTCATTTCTTTCAAGGCATGCTATTGGATGAGGCACAGTCGTTCAAGAACCATACATCGCTTACGTACAAGTCAGTCCGTACCATTCGAGCCGAGACTGCATTTGCCTTAACAGGTACACCGGTTGAGAACCGCGCCGAAGAGCTTTGGTCCTTATTCTCGATTGTCATGCCAGGTCTCTTGTATGACCGACAATCGTTCAAGGGACTTTCCCAACCGCTCATCCAGCGTAAAATTTCACCATTCGTGCTACGCCGGACGAAGAAGAACGTCCTAACCGAACTTCCGGACAAAATCCAAACCGTTCGGTATACCGATTTAACGAAAGAGCAACGCGAGCTGTACGTCGGATACCTTAGAGAGATTCAACAGCAGACGAAACGCCAGCTTGCAACAGGAACGTTCCAGCAAAATAGGATGCAGATTCTAAGTAACCTGACCCGACTAAGACAGCTGTGCTGTCACCCTGGACTATTCGTCGAAGATTACGAAGGGCAATCTGGGAAGCTTGAAGAACTGCGTACCTTTGTACGAGAAGCCCATGAGAATGGCCAGCGACTGCTGATCTTCTCCCAATTCACATCCATGCTCGACTTGATTGCAGACATGGTGAAAGAAGAAGGTCTCACCTACTTTTATCTTGACGGAGAAACGCCTGCACAAGACCGCGTTACGATGGCAACCCGATTCAACGAAGGGGAAAATGATTTATTCCTTATTTCCTTGAAAGCAGGCGGAACCGGTCTCAACCTTGTCGGAGCAGATACCGTCGTGCTGTACGATCTGTGGTGGAACCCTGCTGTTGAACAACAAGCAGCCGACCGTGCCCACCGCATCGGACAGAAGAAATCCGTTCAAGTCGTCAAAATGATTGCGAAAGGTACGATTGAAGAGAAAATTCAATCGCTTCAAGAGCAAAAGCAGAACTTATTCGACACACTGATTCAGTCCGGAGAAGGCAACTTATCCGCTCTAACAGAAGACGATATTCGCGATATCTTAAGCATTTAACAAAAGCCACCCACTCCTTATGGTAGGAGTAGGTGGCTTTTCCTTTGCAGAACTTTACAGAAGAAAAGATTTTGATTTTTCAGAATATATTGTATAATCTCCCTTAACTTGCACAAAAAGGGAGGAACATTCATTGAAACAACTCGAACGCATCAGTCAATTTGTAGGGAGTACATTCGCGATTTGGGTCTTACTCTTTGCGGTCTTATCATTCTTCATTCCAGAAGGATTTACGTGGATTGCCCCTTACATCGTCACCTTACTTGGTATCATCATGTTCGGAATGGGATTATCGTTGTCGAAGGACGATTTCAAAGAAGTCGGCAAACGCCCGAAAGATGTCGCGGTTGGAGTCGGAGCACAGTTTCTTATCATGCCGCTACTCGCATTCGGATTGGTTACGTTACTACCCGTATCCAATGAAGTCGCTGCAGGCGTCATCCTAGTCGGCTGTTGCCCAGGAGGAACCTCTTCAAATGTGATGACCTATTTATCGAAGGGTGATACAGCTCTTTCTGTATCCATCACTGCTGTATCGACGTTATTAGCCCCCATCCTTACGCCGGCACTCGTCCTGCTGTTTGCAAGTCAATGGATGCCCGTCTCTGCTGGGGCGCTCTTCATGTCTATCTTGAAGATTGTCATTGTACCAATTGGCCTTGGACTGCTAGTTAAGGCAATACTCGGCTCTAAAGTAGACGCAGGTGTGAAAGCCCTCCCGCTAGTTAGCGTCGTTGGAATTGTTGCAATCGTCGCAGCTGTCGTCAGCGTCAACCAACCGAAGATTGCCGAGACAGGCGCCTTGATCTTCGCCATTGTGGTGCTACATAACTTACTCGGCTACGCCATTGGTTATACTTTCGGGAAGTTATTTGGAATGAACCCATCAAAACAACGCGCCCTCTCCATTGAAGTCGGCATGCAGAACTCCGGACTCGGTGCCACGCTCGCAAGCGTACACTTAAGCCCTCTAGCCGCTGTCCCAAGTGCCATCTTTAGTGTATGGCACAACATTTCAGGACCAATCCTTGCCACGATATTCAGGAAACAGAAGGAACGGACGGAACGAAAGACGCAATCATCTGCTTCCGCCTAATTGACCTAAACCTCGTTGAATAGTTCAACGGGGTTTTATTAATTATTCATTCCTTTATATTAATAATTTATGGATTAGGTTTAGGACTTAAGTTTTAGTGGTATTTACCCATGTTGCACATCAAGCAAGAATATGTGCAAACGTTATGGTTAACCACCATACCGTTACCTATTAAGGAGGAATTATATTGTCGTTAAACAACCTATCCCTATTTAAAGAATGCTTCGGTGACGTCGTCGGCGAGGTACAAGAATTAAGCAACGCCCCACTTACCCAGATGAATTCACGCTCCCTCAAGTACGAAACGAAAGTACCACAGCTCGAGTACATGTGTCTTATGATGGAGAACATGGTGATTACAAAGAAACTGAAAGGCAATGTGTATGCTGGTTTCCAGAAATTCTCTCGTGCTGAGAATGTCATTGACCGCTTCCGTGCGATGACAGAATACTCCAATGTGTATATCTTCGGAGAAGACGATGCCCCTACCGATCCAACAGATGGGATCAACTACATCTCTCTTCCACCCCAAAGTGAACTGATGCGTGAATGGTTCCTCGTTATTGATAGCCCAGTATTTAAATCCATGATGGTCGCTTATGACATGGAAGGTTTCGGTATTCAAGAGATTGAAGAGGACCGTAAATTTAAAGGCGTCAAAACGTCCAATCCACAAACCATCCAAAAGGCAAACGACCTTTTAGCCCCTCACGTTAACGCAACCCCGATTGGCTAATGACTACAGGTAGCCACTGCATGTGGCTACCTGTATTATGATTACAATTAATAGTACATACCAGTTTATAATGGGTGCGCACGTACAATAAAATTAGTGGTCAGGGGAAAGGGGTCGCTTTCCTGTTACCCCATACGATGTGGGGTAGTTCGGTGTTATCCCAGGAGGGGATGAACTTAACCGAACTTCTAACAAGAAGCCTCCTCGTTCGCTTTCGCTCTCTGTGGGGTCTCAGAAGCACGTACTTCCACGGGGCCCTGCGGGATGCAGGGTCGTTCGATGTTGGCACAGGACGTGCCGATTTTAATCGAACTTCCTTAAGTCACCTTTTCCCTACCCCCTAGCTAACATCTATGCGCACCTAAATTTATTTTATAGAAACCGTATGACCACGTTTGAAGACATAATTAAAGGAGACGACTTCCTATGAGTCTATTACAAAAACGGATTACAGTTGGGATTCTGGCTGCCCTCAGCATCATTCTATTCTATTGGAAAATTCCTCTTCCTTTCTTCCCAAGTGTTCTTACGCTGGATTTGAGTGATCTTCCTTCTCTAGTTGGAGCGATTATTCTCGGGCCCGTTGCAGGGATTCTCATTCAGCTTCTTAAGAACATCGTCGATTTCCTCACTCACGGGAGTTACGTTGGCTTACCAATTAACCAGATTGCAAATTTCTTATCAGGGTCCATCATGGTCGGCATGGTAGGAGTCTTCTACCATTATAAACAACGCCTGAACTGGCAGAGCATTCTTGTCTCCATTAGCGTATTCCTAGCTGCGATGTACGCATTGAATTATTACTTTATCCTTCCTTCCATCATGAATTTGTTAGGCCTAAATCTAGAGCAATATATCGTAACTTTCTCCTCCGTGAATCCGTACGCGACTACGTTCAGCAAAGCTGTCCTCTTGGTCATCGTACCGTTTAACTTAATTAAAGTCTTAATCGTCTACGGCGTTGGCTTGCCGTTCGCTATGCGACTACAACGTGTAACTAAACTGAACGAAAAAAGGAGCTTTGCTGCATGAAACACATCTTCTCTACATTGACTACAGTAACGAAAGCACAATGGACACAAATTACAGCAGGTACAATTATGGCCCTACTCATTGCCTTATTCTCGTACTTCGTCCCAAATTTAGCGGTTGTCCTTCCTGTCACCGGGCTCCTTATACTCTCACTTCTCATCGCAATTATGGCATACCAGACGCCTTCTACAAGTGATGATGCCACAGATGACGTTGCGACTGTAACAGAGGACTACGTCAGAGCTTCCCTTGAAGAGATGCGCCATGTTGAAGCACATGCTGGACATCTTCAGTCCATGAGTGGTGCAGTGAATGGTGCTGCTGATGAGATTAATACAGTCATGATGGATATGGTAAATGAAATCACGAGCCAGAAGACGTATATCGCTGATTTCTCCGAGCAAATGGATCGGATTGACGCGATGATTCAGAACTTGAACGCCATGATTGAAGTAACAAACGACACGACTGAAAACATCACCTCCCTATCCAATAACGGGAAGAAGCAAATTGACGATTTCGGGGATGTGTTCCAAGGGATTATTTCTCTTACGGAGCAATTTGCAAGCTACAATCAAGAACTGTTCGATAAGATGAAAGCCGTTACGGAATCACTAGGTTCAATTGAATACATATCAAATCAAACGAACCTTCTTGCCTTGAATGCTTCCATTGAAGCTGCTAGAGCTGGTGAACACGGGAAAGGGTTCGGTGTCGTGGCACAGGAAATTCGCAAATTATCTAACCAAGTGAAAGAAAGCGCCGATTCCATTAACGACATCGTTAACAACGTACACGAAAGCATCCGTCAGCAGGAGGAGTCCTATCAACGAGACATTGGGATCTTAGAAGTGGGACGTGAGAAGGGCGATGCTGTCGTTCAAATCTTCGACGACGTCATTACGAATATCCACAGCCTGCACGAGCAGTCACAGCAAATGGAACAAAGCTCTCAAGAAGTCGAACGAGAGAACCAAAAAGTTGTCGCCCAAATGAGTGAATTGAACGACCTCACAGGGGAACTGTACAGTAAAACAGAAGGTACATCCGGACTTGCGATGGAGCAACAGTCTAGCATGATGGAATTAGACATGACGGCCACCACCATGACCGAGCACATCAAGAAGGTCCAAGAAAATCTGAAAGAACATTTAAATGGCGAAGATGCAGGGTGGGTTCGCCCTGCTGAAATGAGTAAGCGGGATCATTTGAAGGCTGTGAATTAATAAAACAAAGCCTGGCTATAACGCCAGGCTTTGTTTTATTGTTATTTATGTAATACGTAAAAGATTACTAATGCTAGATGACATAGTAATAAGCTGGGATGGGAGCTAGTCATCTAGAGAATAGTTATCAAAATAAAATATAAAAAACCCATTGCAGTTCTGCAATGGGTTTCGTCTATGGAGCATAGCGGGCTCGAACCGCTGACCTCTACACTGCCAGTGTAGCGCTCTCCCAGCTGAGCTAATGCCCCGTATGGAGTTGTCTTATTCCGTAATGAAGATTATACCATCTCCACGAAATAAATTCAATAACTTTCCAACTCCATAACTCTTTATAGATTTGTAATCAGGTAATAAACCATGAATAGAAACATCCCCAAGAAGATCAACATGGATGTGATTCGATTACGTTGGTAATCAACGATGGCGTAGAGCAAGCACGCCACGCTGCCGAATAGGGCAATAAAGAGAGACTCATCATAGGTGAACCAGAATTGTCCGAGCAACGCTCCTACCGTTAACAGGGAAAATAGTATAGCAAGCCAAAGTACACTTTCTTTCATAGTTACACGTCCTAACGAATCTTATAATTATTATAGTATGAGAGCTTTCTTTCTACTAATTAGCTTTGTGGGGCTCATTCTCTCCAGCCCCAATCCCTCCACACCCTCTCACTTTACTAGACCAGTTAAAATTTAACAACAACAGACAACAAAAAGACGAGAGCACTCGCTCCCGCCTTCTTCGTTACTTCTCTTCATCTTCAAACAAGTACAGATATTCCCCATACCCTTCTTCTTCCATTTCCTCTTTCGGAATAAAGTCCATAGCCGCTGAGTTCATGCAATAACGAAGGCCGGTTGGTTCTGGGCCGTCTTCGAACACGTGACCTAAGTGGGAGTCCGCGTTTTTGCTGCGTACTTCGGTTCTCATGCCGAAGATGCCTGGGTCATCTTTCAGGACAATGTTCTCTTCGACAAGTGGTTTCGTGAAGCTAGGCCAGCCGGTACCTGATTTATATTTGTCTGTTGAGCTAAAGAGTGGCTCTCCTGAGACGATGTCAACGTAGATCCCTTCGTCTTTGTTGTCCCAGTATTCGTTGTCGAACGCTGGTTCTGTTGCGTCTTCTTGGGTTACGTTGTATTGCATGTCGGTCAGCATTTCTTTCAGTTCTTCATCCGTATAACTAGTTCCGGACCCTGTCTGTTTAGGAACGTCATACTTTAGGTCCTCTCCCCATGCGTTCTCAAGGAACTGGTCACGTCCAGAGTTGCTGCGGTATACGTTGTAGCGTACCGGATTTTTGTCGTAATAGTTCTGGTGATAATCTTCTGCTTTATAGAAGGTAGAGGCTTCGACGATTGGTGTTACAATTTCTGATTCGAAGCGGTTCGAATCAATTAAGTCTTGCTTCGATTGTTCGGCTAGCTGCTTCTGTTCTTCATTGTGATAGAAGATTCCAGTTGTATATTGGTAGCCGCGGTCCACAAATTGCCCTTCATCATCGGTTGGATCAATTTGGCGCCAGAAGATTTGGAGCAGTGTTTCATAGCTGATGACGTCTGGGTCATAGTGGACTTGCACCGCTTCAACGTGCTCGGTTGATCCGGATGAAACGTCGTTGTAAGAAGGGTTCTCCATCTCTCCGCCTGTATAGCCAGAGATTACATCCCCTACTCCATCTAATTTCTCAAATGGGGGCTCCATGCACCAGAAGCACCCTCCTGCAAAGGTCGCAACGGCTTCGTAGTCAGCAGCGTTCACAGCCGTGCTTCCTGTGGAGCGTTCGAACATATATTTGTATAGCATTGGCCCACCGAATGCAGCGATTAGGACGGCTGCACTGATCGACAGGATCCATCGTTTCTTCATGAACCTTCACCTCTCTGTTGATTGTGTAGGGTAAACGTAAAGCGCGAACCTGCACCAGCTTCGCTTTCAACATTTAGCGTTCCACCATGCTGCTCGACGATTTCCTTACAGATGGCAAGACCTAGTCCAGAGCCTCCATAGCTCTTGTTGCGGGATGGTTCCACGCGGTAGAATCGTTCAAATATGGCCTCTTGATGTTCCTCACGAATACCCGGTCCATCGTCTAGAACCGTGAACGTTGTCGTGGCATCATCTTGTTGAACAGATATGGTGATTTCACCCTGTTGTGACGTATAGCGAACTGCGTTGTCGAGCAAGTTACTCAACACACGCTTCATCTGATTCGGCATCACTTCAATGGGTTCCAGAACATTAGGGAGCTCTACCTGTGCATCGAGCTCTTTCTCACGGAGCAACAGCTCAAACTGTTGGAGTGTCTCCAGTAACAGTTGATCGATATGAACAAGTTCATACTCTCCTTTACTCTGTTCCTGTTCAAGACGGGACAAGTCGAGCAGCTCTTGGATGAGCGCGGACAGTCGGTCTGTTTCTGTATGGATGGTGTGCAAGTAGGCTTTCTTCGTCTCCTCATCCGTAATGATGTCATCCTGCATAGCCTCGACGTAGGATTTAATCGACGCGACAGGTGTCTTTAAGTCGTGTGACATGTTCGCAATGAGGTCTCGCTTGAACTTCTCAGATGCTTTCACTTTATGGAACAGGTCATCCAAGTTCGTAGACATATGGTTGAAATGTTGTGCAAGTTCTTTAAACTCTTTCGGCCCTGTCTCTTCTACTTTGACATCGAATTGTCCTTCTGCGACAACTTTGGATGTTTCCGATAGCTGTCGCACCCCTTTCAACAATGGGTGCGTGACGGCAAGGTGCAGCAAGACAGACAACAACCCCGCTCCAACTGTAATACTTGAGAGCAAGATAATCACGTCAGTTGAGAGAAACATGCGAACGTAGCTTATAATCAAGAATCCAATAATAATCGAAATGGACAGCAAATTAGATAGGATTAGAATCGTACGTAGCTTCATTTACATTCGTCCTTCAAACTTATAGCCAATGCCCCATACCGTCTTTAAA
Coding sequences within:
- a CDS encoding 4-hydroxyphenylacetate 3-hydroxylase family protein, whose product is MSIITGKEYLWRINRLKADIWMDGERIVGELSSHRAFSGVMRTQAELYDIQHASPELSFRQDTTGKRVSNSYKIPLTIEDLIARRKLTEAWARHTGGLMGRSPDYMNTVLTAFRMSTIHLQKSETVHPDRLVAFYEEACEKDYSFTHTFMNPQRNRSQLAMLDDDCMNAHVVKTNQEGIVVKGAKLLATQGGMTDELLVYSAPGVADKRHAYLFSVPTNTKGISYHCRESFKWDDIQYNAPLSSRFDENDALVVFDEVLVPWERVFIYEDILATHQLYVKGYFTPLTLHTIVSRQVVKTELLLGIAQSVVDAIGIGEYEHVQLKVAQIAKGLESMRALLHYAEQSGEKMDGYYIPNRIPLLVAVNTFQETYPRFTEIIEQLGASGMITLFSEKDFESEVGEKLSYYLQTDVADGKEKVRLFRLAWDICMSPFGTRQTLYERFFFGDAVRLAKMIYDIYPKDDGLALVSQLLKDTK
- a CDS encoding DEAD/DEAH box helicase, coding for MIDLTAPEVLELSGWTVYKRGESYYDAGAVTRYSRYTTSDQLHTRIFAEVAGSPNQYEVQLTFANQSGAYMHGQCTCPAFQEGMSVCKHMVAALLETIKRYTDNQTPGARRATLKGNEPSQQELQKASTFVDTLLEQVTESENNYVQEETEPLHLQFELEGVFTRFSKPSDLELSIKAGTSKLYVVKDPAQFVDAWYNGEPLYFTSKFTYEPDTQLINEDDARVLEFLYPIIKSQQYFSESDLYLRSAKKNIQLPNHFLSQLFPLLEECDSVVLKGQMEDVPLHIEQNHFPESFRLASDNRHYSLTIVDNGFLSEQIADTPYFVKKNQLYKVSRDIAQSVIPLYNHLAEQPERTQVLEQDHVEQLAGTVFPVLEEHELLVIEDDITSNLKRYECEPKLHLQEEDHVLMANLTFHYGEEVIDPFRPSQRQSNQVITRNMKVERQLMDLITQANFHWNGSVLSLRGSEDLGRFFYVILPELEKQAEITMSDGVQDMYGELPEEVPLALDVDENYGWFEVRFPTEDLSDDQITSLFQSLKERASYHQLDNGRVVDLNEDNWEHIRKLFDQLDLDPEAFEGGVMHLPKYRALQVDTSAGVQQSEAFMKLIEAVKHPETLQEEPPEALQATMRDYQLRGFQWLRSLSRHGFGGVLADEMGLGKTLQSLAYILASRLERPDAEPFLVVTPASLIYNWEQEAAKFTPTLNVRIVSGTKEARRKQLEDLSNVDMIITSYPIMRRDVDLYQSHFFQGMLLDEAQSFKNHTSLTYKSVRTIRAETAFALTGTPVENRAEELWSLFSIVMPGLLYDRQSFKGLSQPLIQRKISPFVLRRTKKNVLTELPDKIQTVRYTDLTKEQRELYVGYLREIQQQTKRQLATGTFQQNRMQILSNLTRLRQLCCHPGLFVEDYEGQSGKLEELRTFVREAHENGQRLLIFSQFTSMLDLIADMVKEEGLTYFYLDGETPAQDRVTMATRFNEGENDLFLISLKAGGTGLNLVGADTVVLYDLWWNPAVEQQAADRAHRIGQKKSVQVVKMIAKGTIEEKIQSLQEQKQNLFDTLIQSGEGNLSALTEDDIRDILSI
- a CDS encoding bile acid:sodium symporter family protein yields the protein MKQLERISQFVGSTFAIWVLLFAVLSFFIPEGFTWIAPYIVTLLGIIMFGMGLSLSKDDFKEVGKRPKDVAVGVGAQFLIMPLLAFGLVTLLPVSNEVAAGVILVGCCPGGTSSNVMTYLSKGDTALSVSITAVSTLLAPILTPALVLLFASQWMPVSAGALFMSILKIVIVPIGLGLLVKAILGSKVDAGVKALPLVSVVGIVAIVAAVVSVNQPKIAETGALIFAIVVLHNLLGYAIGYTFGKLFGMNPSKQRALSIEVGMQNSGLGATLASVHLSPLAAVPSAIFSVWHNISGPILATIFRKQKERTERKTQSSASA
- a CDS encoding DICT sensory domain-containing protein translates to MSLNNLSLFKECFGDVVGEVQELSNAPLTQMNSRSLKYETKVPQLEYMCLMMENMVITKKLKGNVYAGFQKFSRAENVIDRFRAMTEYSNVYIFGEDDAPTDPTDGINYISLPPQSELMREWFLVIDSPVFKSMMVAYDMEGFGIQEIEEDRKFKGVKTSNPQTIQKANDLLAPHVNATPIG
- a CDS encoding ECF transporter S component produces the protein MSLLQKRITVGILAALSIILFYWKIPLPFFPSVLTLDLSDLPSLVGAIILGPVAGILIQLLKNIVDFLTHGSYVGLPINQIANFLSGSIMVGMVGVFYHYKQRLNWQSILVSISVFLAAMYALNYYFILPSIMNLLGLNLEQYIVTFSSVNPYATTFSKAVLLVIVPFNLIKVLIVYGVGLPFAMRLQRVTKLNEKRSFAA
- a CDS encoding methyl-accepting chemotaxis protein, encoding MKHIFSTLTTVTKAQWTQITAGTIMALLIALFSYFVPNLAVVLPVTGLLILSLLIAIMAYQTPSTSDDATDDVATVTEDYVRASLEEMRHVEAHAGHLQSMSGAVNGAADEINTVMMDMVNEITSQKTYIADFSEQMDRIDAMIQNLNAMIEVTNDTTENITSLSNNGKKQIDDFGDVFQGIISLTEQFASYNQELFDKMKAVTESLGSIEYISNQTNLLALNASIEAARAGEHGKGFGVVAQEIRKLSNQVKESADSINDIVNNVHESIRQQEESYQRDIGILEVGREKGDAVVQIFDDVITNIHSLHEQSQQMEQSSQEVERENQKVVAQMSELNDLTGELYSKTEGTSGLAMEQQSSMMELDMTATTMTEHIKKVQENLKEHLNGEDAGWVRPAEMSKRDHLKAVN
- the msrB gene encoding peptide-methionine (R)-S-oxide reductase MsrB, which codes for MKKRWILSISAAVLIAAFGGPMLYKYMFERSTGSTAVNAADYEAVATFAGGCFWCMEPPFEKLDGVGDVISGYTGGEMENPSYNDVSSGSTEHVEAVQVHYDPDVISYETLLQIFWRQIDPTDDEGQFVDRGYQYTTGIFYHNEEQKQLAEQSKQDLIDSNRFESEIVTPIVEASTFYKAEDYHQNYYDKNPVRYNVYRSNSGRDQFLENAWGEDLKYDVPKQTGSGTSYTDEELKEMLTDMQYNVTQEDATEPAFDNEYWDNKDEGIYVDIVSGEPLFSSTDKYKSGTGWPSFTKPLVEENIVLKDDPGIFGMRTEVRSKNADSHLGHVFEDGPEPTGLRYCMNSAAMDFIPKEEMEEEGYGEYLYLFEDEEK
- a CDS encoding sensor histidine kinase codes for the protein MKLRTILILSNLLSISIIIGFLIISYVRMFLSTDVIILLSSITVGAGLLSVLLHLAVTHPLLKGVRQLSETSKVVAEGQFDVKVEETGPKEFKELAQHFNHMSTNLDDLFHKVKASEKFKRDLIANMSHDLKTPVASIKSYVEAMQDDIITDEETKKAYLHTIHTETDRLSALIQELLDLSRLEQEQSKGEYELVHIDQLLLETLQQFELLLREKELDAQVELPNVLEPIEVMPNQMKRVLSNLLDNAVRYTSQQGEITISVQQDDATTTFTVLDDGPGIREEHQEAIFERFYRVEPSRNKSYGGSGLGLAICKEIVEQHGGTLNVESEAGAGSRFTFTLHNQQRGEGS